In one Diceros bicornis minor isolate mBicDic1 chromosome 2, mDicBic1.mat.cur, whole genome shotgun sequence genomic region, the following are encoded:
- the HEMK1 gene encoding MTRF1L release factor glutamine methyltransferase isoform X3 has product MFLEPKQMPVQYILGEWDFQGLNLKMVPPVFIPRPETEELVEWVLEEVTQRSHVVGAQGGPLILEVGCGSGAVSLSLLSQIPQSRVIAVDKGEAAICLTHENAQRLQLQDRIRIIPLDVTLEGSWAHLLPWGPMDLVVSNPPYVFHQDMEQLAPEIRSYEDPAALDGGEEGMDVITHVLALAPWLLKDSGSIFLEVDPRHPELVGSWLQSRPDLSLHLVAVRRDFCGRPRFLHIRRSGLQPGCPTDTWPGH; this is encoded by the exons ATGTTCTTGGAGCCAAAACA GATGCCTGTGCAGTACATCCTTGGTGAGTGGGACTTTCAGGGCCTCAATCTGAAGATGGTGCCCCCAGTGTTCATCCCTCGGCCAGAAACAGAG GAGCTGGTTGAATGGGTGCTAGAGGAGGTGACCCAGAGGTCCCATGTGGTGGGAGCCCAAGGTGGCCCCCTCATCTTGGAGGTGGGCTGCGGATCAGGAGCTGTCTCCCTCAGCCTGCTGAGCCAGATCCCCCAG AGCCGAGTCATTGCTGTGGATAAGGGAGAAGCAGCCATCTGCCTGACCCATGAGAATGCTCAGAG GCTTCAGTTGCAAGACAGGATTCGGATCATCCCCCTCGATGTGACCTTAG AGGGGAGCTGGGCACACCTTCTGCCCTGGGGTCCCATGGACTTGGTTGTCAGCAACCCTCCCTACGTCTTCCACCAGGACATGGAGCAGCTGGCCCCTGAGATCCGCAG CTATGAAGACCCAGCAGCCCTGGACGGTGGGGAGGAGGGCATGGATGTCATCACCCACGTCCTGGCCCTGGCACCTTGGCTCCTAAAGGACTCTGG AAGCATCTTCTTAGAAGTGGACCCAAGACACCCAGAGCTCGTTGGTAGCTGGCTTCAGAGCAGGCCTGACCTGTCCCTCCATCTCGTGGCTGTGCGCAGGGACTTCTGTGGGAG GCCCCGGTTCCTGCACATCCGGAGGTCTGGGCTACAGCCTGGATGCCCCACAGACACCTGGCCAGGGCACTAG
- the C2H3orf18 gene encoding uncharacterized protein C3orf18 homolog, with amino-acid sequence MNSRIPSARGWFSSCPPTSKPDLEPATDGPASETTTLSPEATSFNDTRSPDVAGGSAGVSTMLLSFGIITMIGLTVAMVLYIRKKKRLEKLRHQLMPMYNFDPTEEQDELEQELLEHGRDAASVQAAASAQATQGKTTLPSQGPLQRPTRLVFTDVANAIHA; translated from the exons ATGAACTCCAGGATTCCATCTGCTAGGGGCTGGTTCAGCAGCTGCCCACCCACCTCAAAGCCTGACCTGGAGCCTGCCACAGATGGGCCAGCCTCTGAGACCACCACCCTCAGCCCAGAAGCCACCAGCTTTAATGACACCAGAAGCCCTGATGTGGCTGGTGGCTCGGCTGGTGTGAGCACAATGCTTCTGTCCTTCGGGATCATCACAATGATTGGCCTGACTGTGGCCATG GTtttgtacatcaggaagaagaagag gctggaGAAGCTACGCCACCAGCTCATGCCCATGTACAACTTCGACCCCACGGAGGAACAAGATGAACTGGAACAGGAGCTGCTGGAGCACGGGCGGGATGCTGCCTCTGTACAGGCTGCCGCCTCCGCGCAGGCCACGCAGGGCAAG ACCACTCTCCCCTCTCAAGGCCCACTGCAGAGGCCCACCCGGCTGGTGTTCACTGACGTAGCCAATGCCATCCATGCGTGA
- the HEMK1 gene encoding MTRF1L release factor glutamine methyltransferase isoform X4, whose translation MPVQYILGEWDFQGLNLKMVPPVFIPRPETEELVEWVLEEVTQRSHVVGAQGGPLILEVGCGSGAVSLSLLSQIPQSRVIAVDKGEAAICLTHENAQRLQLQDRIRIIPLDVTLEGSWAHLLPWGPMDLVVSNPPYVFHQDMEQLAPEIRSYEDPAALDGGEEGMDVITHVLALAPWLLKDSGSIFLEVDPRHPELVGSWLQSRPDLSLHLVAVRRDFCGRPRFLHIRRSGLQPGCPTDTWPGH comes from the exons ATGCCTGTGCAGTACATCCTTGGTGAGTGGGACTTTCAGGGCCTCAATCTGAAGATGGTGCCCCCAGTGTTCATCCCTCGGCCAGAAACAGAG GAGCTGGTTGAATGGGTGCTAGAGGAGGTGACCCAGAGGTCCCATGTGGTGGGAGCCCAAGGTGGCCCCCTCATCTTGGAGGTGGGCTGCGGATCAGGAGCTGTCTCCCTCAGCCTGCTGAGCCAGATCCCCCAG AGCCGAGTCATTGCTGTGGATAAGGGAGAAGCAGCCATCTGCCTGACCCATGAGAATGCTCAGAG GCTTCAGTTGCAAGACAGGATTCGGATCATCCCCCTCGATGTGACCTTAG AGGGGAGCTGGGCACACCTTCTGCCCTGGGGTCCCATGGACTTGGTTGTCAGCAACCCTCCCTACGTCTTCCACCAGGACATGGAGCAGCTGGCCCCTGAGATCCGCAG CTATGAAGACCCAGCAGCCCTGGACGGTGGGGAGGAGGGCATGGATGTCATCACCCACGTCCTGGCCCTGGCACCTTGGCTCCTAAAGGACTCTGG AAGCATCTTCTTAGAAGTGGACCCAAGACACCCAGAGCTCGTTGGTAGCTGGCTTCAGAGCAGGCCTGACCTGTCCCTCCATCTCGTGGCTGTGCGCAGGGACTTCTGTGGGAG GCCCCGGTTCCTGCACATCCGGAGGTCTGGGCTACAGCCTGGATGCCCCACAGACACCTGGCCAGGGCACTAG
- the HEMK1 gene encoding MTRF1L release factor glutamine methyltransferase isoform X2 — MELWGRMLRALVSGLGRRGGTQVWAFSSWQTHLPLAGLLSATEVVSYWTAVFEKRGIPEARDSSEYIVAHVLGAKTFQSLRPVLWTQPLTPWQLQHVKELSSRRLRRMPVQYILGEWDFQGLNLKMVPPVFIPRPETESRVIAVDKGEAAICLTHENAQRLQLQDRIRIIPLDVTLEGSWAHLLPWGPMDLVVSNPPYVFHQDMEQLAPEIRSYEDPAALDGGEEGMDVITHVLALAPWLLKDSGSIFLEVDPRHPELVGSWLQSRPDLSLHLVAVRRDFCGRPRFLHIRRSGLQPGCPTDTWPGH, encoded by the exons ATGGAACTTTGGGGCCGAATGCTGCGGGCCCTTGTATCTggcctggggaggagaggaggcacTCAGGTCTGGGCCTTCAGCTCATGGCAAACCCATCTGCCTCTGGCTGGGTTGTTGAGTGCCACAGAGGTGGTCAGCTACTGGACGGCAGTCTTTGAGAAGAGGGGCATCCCTGAGGCCCGGGACTCCAGTGAGTACATCGTGGCTCATGTTCTTGGAGCCAAAACA TTTCAGAGCCTGAGGCCAGTACTTTGGACCCAGCCCCTGACCCCTTGGCAGCTACAGCACGTCAAGGAGCTAAGTAGCCGCCGATTGCGAAG GATGCCTGTGCAGTACATCCTTGGTGAGTGGGACTTTCAGGGCCTCAATCTGAAGATGGTGCCCCCAGTGTTCATCCCTCGGCCAGAAACAGAG AGCCGAGTCATTGCTGTGGATAAGGGAGAAGCAGCCATCTGCCTGACCCATGAGAATGCTCAGAG GCTTCAGTTGCAAGACAGGATTCGGATCATCCCCCTCGATGTGACCTTAG AGGGGAGCTGGGCACACCTTCTGCCCTGGGGTCCCATGGACTTGGTTGTCAGCAACCCTCCCTACGTCTTCCACCAGGACATGGAGCAGCTGGCCCCTGAGATCCGCAG CTATGAAGACCCAGCAGCCCTGGACGGTGGGGAGGAGGGCATGGATGTCATCACCCACGTCCTGGCCCTGGCACCTTGGCTCCTAAAGGACTCTGG AAGCATCTTCTTAGAAGTGGACCCAAGACACCCAGAGCTCGTTGGTAGCTGGCTTCAGAGCAGGCCTGACCTGTCCCTCCATCTCGTGGCTGTGCGCAGGGACTTCTGTGGGAG GCCCCGGTTCCTGCACATCCGGAGGTCTGGGCTACAGCCTGGATGCCCCACAGACACCTGGCCAGGGCACTAG
- the HEMK1 gene encoding MTRF1L release factor glutamine methyltransferase isoform X1: MELWGRMLRALVSGLGRRGGTQVWAFSSWQTHLPLAGLLSATEVVSYWTAVFEKRGIPEARDSSEYIVAHVLGAKTFQSLRPVLWTQPLTPWQLQHVKELSSRRLRRMPVQYILGEWDFQGLNLKMVPPVFIPRPETEELVEWVLEEVTQRSHVVGAQGGPLILEVGCGSGAVSLSLLSQIPQSRVIAVDKGEAAICLTHENAQRLQLQDRIRIIPLDVTLEGSWAHLLPWGPMDLVVSNPPYVFHQDMEQLAPEIRSYEDPAALDGGEEGMDVITHVLALAPWLLKDSGSIFLEVDPRHPELVGSWLQSRPDLSLHLVAVRRDFCGRPRFLHIRRSGLQPGCPTDTWPGH, from the exons ATGGAACTTTGGGGCCGAATGCTGCGGGCCCTTGTATCTggcctggggaggagaggaggcacTCAGGTCTGGGCCTTCAGCTCATGGCAAACCCATCTGCCTCTGGCTGGGTTGTTGAGTGCCACAGAGGTGGTCAGCTACTGGACGGCAGTCTTTGAGAAGAGGGGCATCCCTGAGGCCCGGGACTCCAGTGAGTACATCGTGGCTCATGTTCTTGGAGCCAAAACA TTTCAGAGCCTGAGGCCAGTACTTTGGACCCAGCCCCTGACCCCTTGGCAGCTACAGCACGTCAAGGAGCTAAGTAGCCGCCGATTGCGAAG GATGCCTGTGCAGTACATCCTTGGTGAGTGGGACTTTCAGGGCCTCAATCTGAAGATGGTGCCCCCAGTGTTCATCCCTCGGCCAGAAACAGAG GAGCTGGTTGAATGGGTGCTAGAGGAGGTGACCCAGAGGTCCCATGTGGTGGGAGCCCAAGGTGGCCCCCTCATCTTGGAGGTGGGCTGCGGATCAGGAGCTGTCTCCCTCAGCCTGCTGAGCCAGATCCCCCAG AGCCGAGTCATTGCTGTGGATAAGGGAGAAGCAGCCATCTGCCTGACCCATGAGAATGCTCAGAG GCTTCAGTTGCAAGACAGGATTCGGATCATCCCCCTCGATGTGACCTTAG AGGGGAGCTGGGCACACCTTCTGCCCTGGGGTCCCATGGACTTGGTTGTCAGCAACCCTCCCTACGTCTTCCACCAGGACATGGAGCAGCTGGCCCCTGAGATCCGCAG CTATGAAGACCCAGCAGCCCTGGACGGTGGGGAGGAGGGCATGGATGTCATCACCCACGTCCTGGCCCTGGCACCTTGGCTCCTAAAGGACTCTGG AAGCATCTTCTTAGAAGTGGACCCAAGACACCCAGAGCTCGTTGGTAGCTGGCTTCAGAGCAGGCCTGACCTGTCCCTCCATCTCGTGGCTGTGCGCAGGGACTTCTGTGGGAG GCCCCGGTTCCTGCACATCCGGAGGTCTGGGCTACAGCCTGGATGCCCCACAGACACCTGGCCAGGGCACTAG